The Sphingomonas alpina genome has a segment encoding these proteins:
- a CDS encoding phage tail protein, producing the protein MDGFLGEIRAFGFTFVPRGWLQCNGNILPIQQYAALFSILGTNYGGNGTTTFALPNYSGRGPVSQGQGPGLTNWVVGELAGSEYISLTQGQMPAHSHIVHTKVFPSAITGLQAAPSNITNLSRLSSPAGTPSAPFTKPPLTQPVIMHPLSVGITGSSSPHENRQPYLPLMVCICINGVFPARN; encoded by the coding sequence ATGGACGGTTTTCTTGGCGAAATTCGCGCTTTCGGTTTCACATTCGTCCCGCGCGGCTGGTTGCAATGCAACGGCAACATATTGCCGATCCAGCAATATGCCGCGCTGTTCTCGATCCTGGGCACCAACTATGGTGGCAACGGCACGACCACCTTTGCATTGCCCAATTATTCCGGACGTGGTCCGGTCAGTCAGGGACAAGGCCCTGGCCTAACCAACTGGGTGGTCGGGGAATTAGCCGGCAGCGAGTATATCTCGCTGACCCAGGGGCAAATGCCGGCACATAGTCATATCGTGCACACCAAGGTATTCCCGAGTGCGATCACCGGTCTGCAGGCCGCGCCGAGCAATATAACGAACCTCAGCCGTCTTTCTTCGCCGGCCGGCACACCTTCGGCGCCTTTTACCAAACCACCGCTGACCCAGCCGGTGATCATGCATCCGCTCTCTGTCGGCATTACCGGCAGTTCCAGCCCGCATGAGAATCGGCAGCCCTATCTGCCGCTGATGGTCTGCATCTGCATCAACGGGGTCTTCCCTGCGCGGAACTGA
- a CDS encoding phage tail protein gives MTPYLGEIRLFGGTFAPANWHLCNGALLAISNYDALYALIGTTYGGDGQTTFAVPDLRGRFPVSQGTGPGLSSYVIGQASGSETVTLLETQIPPHSHSLIAQATAATTSQPSNALLAEPELGELLYLDPTGLTTTDFTLAIDTVQPSGNTLPHDNIMPTLAATYIIALAGIFPSRN, from the coding sequence ATGACTCCTTATCTTGGCGAAATCCGCTTGTTCGGCGGCACTTTTGCACCCGCCAACTGGCACCTCTGCAATGGCGCGCTGCTTGCGATCTCCAACTATGACGCACTCTACGCGCTGATCGGCACCACTTATGGGGGCGACGGCCAGACGACATTCGCCGTGCCCGATCTGCGCGGCCGTTTCCCGGTCAGCCAGGGGACGGGTCCGGGCCTGTCCTCCTATGTTATCGGTCAGGCATCGGGCAGCGAGACGGTAACGCTTCTCGAAACGCAGATTCCACCGCACTCGCACAGCCTGATTGCCCAGGCGACCGCAGCGACGACATCGCAGCCATCGAACGCGCTACTTGCCGAGCCGGAACTTGGCGAGCTGCTTTACCTCGACCCGACTGGGTTGACGACGACTGATTTCACGCTGGCGATCGATACGGTGCAGCCCTCGGGCAACACCCTGCCGCACGACAATATCATGCCCACTCTGGCGGCGACGTATATCATCGCGCTGGCGGGCATTTTTCCCAGCCGCAACTGA
- a CDS encoding YybH family protein: MPILRFLLAAFALILATPCAAGPVEDRAAILAVVARMEAAWNRGDFRGYMAGFRNPDVVFVSGGKFQDGWQGTLDHYVRDYGASPATRGTLHFYDMKIELLAPDAAMLVGRYHLERPVRAAEGVNTRLFRKVGGEWLITLNHVSAYDVAPAPISPTPPSVPAAPSGRPAN, from the coding sequence ATGCCCATCCTCAGATTTCTCCTCGCCGCGTTCGCGCTGATCCTCGCCACACCCTGTGCCGCTGGTCCGGTGGAGGATCGCGCCGCGATCCTCGCGGTGGTCGCGCGGATGGAGGCGGCGTGGAACCGCGGCGATTTCCGCGGCTATATGGCCGGGTTCCGGAATCCCGACGTGGTGTTCGTTTCCGGCGGGAAGTTCCAGGACGGGTGGCAGGGCACGCTGGACCATTATGTCCGTGACTATGGCGCCTCGCCCGCGACCCGCGGCACACTGCATTTCTACGACATGAAGATCGAACTGCTCGCGCCCGACGCTGCGATGCTGGTCGGCCGCTATCATCTCGAACGCCCGGTCCGCGCGGCCGAAGGGGTGAATACCCGGCTGTTCCGCAAGGTCGGTGGTGAGTGGCTGATCACGCTCAACCATGTCTCGGCCTATGACGTGGCGCCCGCGCCTATTTCTCCGACACCTCCGTCCGTGCCAGCAGCGCCGTCAGGTCGTCCCGCCAATTGA
- a CDS encoding M20/M25/M40 family metallo-hydrolase, giving the protein MKSWLAAVQVAALCVGVAAPGIAPAQVPTSSAPLALKPDQQAFLDLYKEMVETNTTLSVGSCTQAAAQVATRLKAAGYTDADITTFAVPDHPKEGGIVAVLPGTSKMLKPMLLLAHLDVVEAKREDWTRDPFKLIEEGGYYYARGSADDKSMAAVWADLMIRFKKDGYRPKRMIKMALTCGEETTYAFNGAQWLAQNKADLIAAEFALNEGGGGDTDGKGKVIVQTMQVGEKAVQNFRLEATNAGGHSSIPIRDNAIYELSDALARVRDYEFPVLMTDTTKAFFAKAGAARTDKIGAAMVAIAANPQDKAAEAIVSTDRTYHSMLRTTCVATLLDGGHANNALPQRAGANVNCRMFPGQTLAQTQAALAAAIGDAKVTITPVPPIRPTAVPPSLDPRIMGPAETLVKKYFPGVPLVPVMSTGATDGIFLEAVGIPTYGVPGIWGDPDGNGAHGLNERIEVRSLFTGRDYLTDLVKVYANMN; this is encoded by the coding sequence ATGAAAAGCTGGTTGGCGGCGGTACAGGTTGCGGCATTGTGCGTCGGCGTCGCCGCTCCGGGAATTGCCCCGGCGCAGGTGCCGACCTCCTCGGCCCCGCTCGCGCTGAAGCCCGATCAGCAGGCATTCCTCGACCTCTACAAGGAGATGGTCGAGACCAATACGACGCTGTCGGTGGGCAGCTGCACTCAGGCCGCGGCGCAGGTCGCCACGCGGCTGAAGGCGGCGGGCTATACCGATGCCGATATCACGACATTCGCCGTACCCGATCATCCGAAGGAGGGCGGCATCGTAGCGGTCCTGCCGGGCACGTCGAAGATGCTGAAGCCGATGCTGCTGCTCGCGCATCTCGACGTGGTCGAGGCGAAGCGCGAGGACTGGACGCGCGACCCGTTCAAGCTGATCGAGGAAGGCGGCTATTATTATGCGCGCGGCTCCGCCGACGACAAGTCGATGGCGGCGGTGTGGGCGGATCTGATGATCCGATTCAAGAAGGACGGATACCGCCCCAAGCGCATGATCAAGATGGCGCTGACCTGCGGCGAGGAAACCACCTATGCCTTCAACGGCGCGCAGTGGCTGGCGCAGAACAAGGCCGATCTGATCGCCGCCGAATTCGCACTGAACGAAGGCGGCGGCGGCGATACCGACGGCAAGGGCAAGGTGATCGTCCAGACGATGCAGGTCGGTGAAAAGGCGGTGCAGAATTTCCGGCTCGAGGCGACCAATGCCGGCGGGCACAGCTCGATCCCGATCCGCGACAATGCGATTTACGAACTGAGCGACGCGCTGGCCAGGGTGCGCGATTATGAATTCCCGGTGCTGATGACCGACACGACCAAGGCCTTCTTCGCCAAGGCGGGCGCGGCGCGGACCGACAAGATCGGCGCGGCGATGGTCGCGATCGCCGCCAACCCGCAGGACAAGGCGGCGGAGGCGATCGTGTCGACCGACCGCACCTATCATTCGATGCTGCGCACCACCTGTGTCGCGACCCTGCTCGATGGCGGCCATGCCAATAATGCGCTGCCGCAGCGCGCCGGCGCCAACGTCAATTGCCGCATGTTCCCGGGCCAGACGCTGGCGCAGACTCAGGCCGCGCTGGCCGCTGCGATCGGCGATGCGAAGGTGACGATCACCCCGGTGCCGCCGATCCGCCCGACCGCGGTGCCGCCGTCGCTCGACCCGCGCATCATGGGACCGGCCGAGACGCTGGTGAAGAAATATTTCCCCGGCGTGCCTTTGGTGCCGGTGATGTCGACCGGCGCGACCGACGGCATCTTCCTGGAGGCGGTCGGCATCCCGACCTATGGCGTGCCGGGCATCTGGGGCGACCCCGACGGCAATGGCGCGCACGGCCTGAACGAGCGGATCGAGGTGCGCTCGCTGTTCACCGGGCGCGATTATCTGACCGACCTGGTGAAGGTCTATGCCAATATGAACTGA
- a CDS encoding phage tail protein, which produces MSDYFLGEIRMFPWDWAPKTWALCNGAILGIAQNQALFSLLGTTYGGNGVQTFALPDLRGRVVLGMGQLPGGSFYPEGASGGVENVTLVTSQLPAHNHLLKGSSANANANSPLNNYLGNAQTAITGGANEMIYASTTTNSVALAGNSISNVGGGQPHNNIQPYLTVNYCISTSGIYPSRN; this is translated from the coding sequence ATGTCGGATTATTTCTTGGGGGAAATCCGTATGTTCCCATGGGACTGGGCACCGAAGACCTGGGCTCTGTGCAATGGGGCCATCCTCGGCATTGCACAGAACCAGGCATTGTTCTCGTTGCTCGGCACGACCTATGGCGGCAACGGTGTTCAAACCTTCGCCCTGCCCGATTTGCGCGGACGCGTCGTCCTCGGCATGGGCCAGCTTCCCGGTGGATCCTTTTATCCCGAAGGTGCATCAGGTGGGGTGGAAAATGTCACGCTCGTCACCAGCCAGCTTCCGGCGCATAACCATTTGCTCAAGGGATCGAGCGCCAATGCGAACGCCAACTCGCCGTTGAACAATTATCTCGGCAATGCGCAGACTGCCATAACCGGCGGCGCGAACGAGATGATTTATGCGTCGACCACGACCAATTCGGTCGCACTTGCCGGTAACAGTATTTCGAACGTCGGCGGTGGCCAGCCCCATAATAACATACAGCCTTATCTGACGGTCAATTATTGTATCTCGACGTCGGGCATCTACCCCTCGCGCAATTGA
- a CDS encoding DUF6916 family protein: MTELLTSAMFTPHIGSAFSVRMHEYEDVLTLVEVGDLPHGLPSEAREPFTLLFKGASTSILFDQQILALEHPVLGVTEIMLTPCGRDSGGGCFHYEAVFN, from the coding sequence ATGACCGAATTGCTGACCAGCGCGATGTTCACGCCGCATATCGGCAGCGCGTTTTCGGTGCGGATGCACGAGTATGAGGATGTGTTGACCCTGGTCGAGGTCGGCGATCTGCCGCATGGCCTGCCCAGTGAAGCGCGCGAGCCCTTTACCCTCTTGTTCAAGGGCGCGAGCACCAGCATCCTGTTCGATCAGCAGATCCTCGCGCTGGAGCATCCGGTGCTGGGTGTGACCGAGATCATGCTCACCCCGTGCGGACGCGACAGCGGTGGCGGCTGCTTCCACTATGAAGCGGTGTTCAACTGA
- a CDS encoding acyl-[ACP]--phospholipid O-acyltransferase, producing the protein MSAPDLSLLGKRRFAPLFVVQFLGAFNDNLLKFALLFLANFGLYAADPGKAEMLATIATGLFILPYFLFSSIAGQIADTHDKAVLVRLVKAAEVGIMIMAIGGFWFESVPVLLVCLFLMGVHSTIFGPVKYSILPQHLSEREIMGGTGLIEAGTFLAILSGQLLGGIIPPWEAGLAATGVALLGLFASLFVPRAPSLQPRQPIDWNIARGTWHILKAAHGGRGVWLAILGISWFFAVGAIILSELAPLVTGTLGGGPELVTMLLLVFSVGVAFGSLAVNRMLAGEVSARYVPVSALVLAGSLVVMWIATRTFTIGSAGPSVWAFLATPGSWVILASVAGVAVSGGVFIVPLYAILQTRSAPEQRSQIIAANNIVNAVITVLLVAIVLGLLAAGTSVPGVIGAMGFATLAIALISCWLLPETVFKALVRWTLTLLYRVEVTGKENMPQPGEPAVVVVNHVSFLDGLLLAAFLPGKPTFAIHSRIAKAWWVKPFLGMFNAFPVDPTNPMAAKAMVKAVKQGRTLVIFPEGRITVTGALMKVFDGPGMVADKADAPIVPVRIDGAQFTPFSYLGGKVRRRTFPKISLTILPQRRFALAAGTARERRAAAGRMLYDVMSEMIFATSDIDRTLFQALLDAKDIHGGKAQVVEDIKRSPLAYSRLITGSLALGRPLAEGTRKGEAVGVLLPNVAGVVATFFALQAKGRVPAMLNYTAGLTNLKAACTAAEVRTIVTAHAFVDQAKLGDVVAGLAEAGVAIRYLEDIAATIGPMQKLRALFLTRFAGRLHRRLGVASDAPAVILFTSGSEGLPKGVVLTHRNLLANCQQLSARIDFNESDVVLNALPVFHSFGLTGGTLLPILSGVKTVLYPSPLHYRIVPALAYDANATILFGTDTFLSGYARMAHGYDFYSLRYIFAGAERVRDETRKTYAEKFGLRILEGYGATEAAPVIAVNTPMHFRAGTVGRLLPGMSSKLDPVPGIEEGGRLSIRGPNVMAGYLKADRPGVLQPPEDGWHDTGDIVTIDDAGFITIRGRAKRFAKIGGEMVSLPAVEGYAGALWPDAEHAVVTRPDARKGEQLVLFTTRQDASAAALQAWARANGVTELMVPKDVRIVEALPVLGTGKIDYVTMGTMAEA; encoded by the coding sequence ATGTCCGCCCCTGATCTTTCACTTCTCGGCAAACGCCGCTTCGCTCCCTTGTTCGTCGTCCAGTTCCTGGGCGCGTTCAACGACAATCTGCTGAAGTTCGCGCTGCTCTTCCTCGCCAATTTCGGGCTCTACGCCGCCGATCCGGGCAAGGCGGAGATGCTGGCGACGATCGCGACCGGTCTGTTCATCCTGCCCTATTTCCTCTTCTCCTCGATCGCCGGACAGATCGCCGACACCCATGACAAAGCCGTTCTGGTGCGCCTGGTGAAAGCCGCCGAAGTCGGCATCATGATCATGGCCATTGGCGGCTTCTGGTTTGAATCGGTGCCCGTCCTGCTCGTCTGCCTGTTCCTGATGGGCGTCCATTCGACGATCTTCGGGCCAGTCAAATACTCGATCCTGCCGCAGCATCTGAGCGAGCGCGAGATCATGGGCGGCACCGGGCTGATCGAGGCGGGAACCTTCCTGGCGATCCTCAGCGGCCAGTTGCTCGGCGGGATCATTCCCCCCTGGGAGGCAGGCCTTGCTGCAACCGGCGTCGCGTTGCTCGGCCTGTTCGCCAGCCTGTTCGTACCGCGCGCGCCGTCACTGCAACCGCGCCAACCCATCGACTGGAACATCGCGCGCGGCACCTGGCATATCCTGAAGGCGGCGCATGGCGGGCGCGGCGTGTGGCTGGCGATCCTCGGGATCAGCTGGTTCTTCGCGGTCGGCGCGATCATCCTGTCCGAACTCGCCCCGCTGGTGACGGGCACGCTGGGCGGCGGGCCCGAGCTGGTGACGATGTTGCTGCTGGTTTTCTCGGTCGGCGTCGCTTTTGGCTCGCTGGCGGTCAACCGCATGCTCGCGGGCGAAGTGTCGGCGCGCTATGTCCCGGTATCGGCGCTGGTGCTGGCGGGCTCGCTGGTCGTGATGTGGATCGCGACGCGAACCTTCACCATCGGCAGCGCAGGCCCATCGGTCTGGGCGTTCCTGGCGACACCGGGAAGCTGGGTGATCCTCGCCTCTGTCGCCGGCGTCGCTGTTTCGGGCGGCGTGTTCATCGTGCCGCTATACGCCATCCTGCAGACGCGCAGCGCGCCCGAACAGCGATCGCAGATCATTGCCGCCAACAATATCGTCAATGCGGTCATCACCGTGCTGCTGGTCGCGATCGTGCTTGGGCTGCTCGCGGCGGGCACCAGCGTGCCGGGCGTGATCGGCGCGATGGGCTTTGCGACGCTGGCGATCGCGCTGATCTCCTGCTGGCTGCTGCCCGAAACGGTGTTCAAGGCACTGGTCCGCTGGACGCTCACCTTGCTTTACCGCGTCGAAGTGACCGGCAAGGAAAATATGCCGCAGCCCGGCGAGCCGGCAGTGGTGGTGGTCAACCATGTCTCCTTCCTCGACGGGCTGCTGCTCGCTGCGTTCCTGCCGGGCAAGCCGACCTTCGCGATCCATTCGCGCATTGCCAAAGCCTGGTGGGTCAAACCGTTCCTCGGCATGTTCAACGCCTTTCCGGTCGACCCGACCAACCCAATGGCGGCCAAGGCGATGGTCAAGGCCGTCAAGCAGGGCCGTACCCTGGTGATCTTCCCCGAAGGGCGCATCACCGTGACCGGCGCGCTGATGAAGGTGTTCGACGGCCCCGGCATGGTCGCCGACAAGGCCGATGCACCGATCGTGCCGGTCCGCATCGACGGCGCACAATTCACGCCCTTTTCCTATCTCGGCGGCAAGGTTCGGCGCCGCACCTTCCCGAAGATCAGCCTGACGATCCTGCCGCAGCGCCGCTTCGCGCTCGCCGCCGGCACCGCGCGCGAACGCCGCGCGGCGGCCGGGCGGATGCTGTACGATGTGATGAGCGAGATGATCTTCGCCACGTCGGACATCGACCGCACCCTGTTCCAGGCATTGCTCGACGCGAAGGACATTCATGGCGGCAAGGCGCAGGTGGTCGAGGACATCAAACGCTCGCCCCTCGCCTATTCGCGACTGATCACCGGATCGCTCGCGCTGGGCCGGCCGCTAGCGGAGGGAACACGAAAGGGCGAAGCGGTCGGCGTGCTGCTGCCCAATGTCGCCGGCGTGGTCGCAACCTTCTTCGCGTTGCAGGCCAAAGGCCGCGTGCCAGCGATGCTCAACTACACCGCCGGGCTGACTAATTTGAAGGCGGCATGCACCGCGGCGGAGGTCCGCACGATTGTCACCGCGCATGCCTTTGTCGACCAGGCCAAGCTGGGTGACGTCGTTGCCGGACTGGCCGAGGCGGGGGTCGCCATCCGCTATCTCGAGGATATCGCCGCAACGATCGGCCCGATGCAGAAGCTGCGCGCGCTGTTCCTCACCCGTTTTGCCGGACGGCTCCACCGCCGCCTCGGCGTGGCGAGCGATGCGCCGGCGGTGATATTGTTCACCAGCGGCTCGGAAGGGTTGCCCAAGGGCGTGGTGCTGACGCACCGCAACCTGCTGGCCAATTGCCAGCAGCTCTCGGCGCGGATCGATTTCAACGAGAGCGACGTGGTGCTGAACGCGCTGCCGGTGTTCCACAGCTTCGGCCTGACCGGCGGCACCTTGCTGCCGATCCTGTCGGGGGTGAAGACGGTGCTCTACCCCAGCCCGCTGCACTACCGCATTGTCCCGGCGCTCGCCTATGACGCCAATGCGACGATCCTGTTCGGCACCGACACTTTCCTCAGCGGCTATGCACGGATGGCGCATGGCTATGACTTCTATTCGCTGCGCTACATCTTCGCCGGCGCCGAACGCGTGCGCGACGAAACGCGCAAGACCTATGCGGAGAAGTTCGGCCTGCGTATTCTGGAAGGCTATGGCGCGACCGAGGCGGCGCCGGTGATCGCGGTCAACACGCCAATGCATTTCCGCGCCGGCACGGTCGGGCGGCTGTTACCTGGCATGTCCAGCAAGCTCGATCCGGTGCCGGGAATCGAGGAAGGCGGGCGGCTGTCGATCCGCGGGCCCAACGTGATGGCGGGCTATCTGAAGGCCGACCGTCCAGGCGTGCTGCAACCGCCCGAGGATGGCTGGCACGACACTGGCGATATCGTCACGATCGACGATGCCGGCTTCATCACGATCCGCGGCCGCGCCAAGCGCTTTGCCAAGATCGGCGGCGAGATGGTCTCGCTGCCCGCGGTCGAAGGCTATGCCGGCGCGCTATGGCCCGACGCCGAACATGCCGTCGTCACCCGGCCCGACGCGCGCAAGGGTGAGCAGCTGGTGCTGTTCACCACCCGCCAGGACGCAAGTGCCGCCGCGCTGCAGGCCTGGGCCCGGGCCAATGGCGTGACCGAGCTGATGGTGCCCAAGGATGTCCGCATCGTCGAGGCGCTGCCGGTGCTGGGCACGGGCAAGATCGATTATGTGACGATGGGAACGATGGCGGAGGCATGA
- a CDS encoding nucleotidyltransferase family protein yields MRGKPPSQHLQMLSPEMRLVTACSRWPATPERDAAVRAAAIAVDWALFDKLIARHRVLGLAYAALSSAGVALPETLARSLMTRVGQIAGQNRVLAMESARLQFMLDAAGIPSLLVKGAPLAQLVYGSQALKHAKDIDLLVRPADLAAALALVRADGYQLWLPARELSERQLGDVMRHSRDIALVDRKRRVQLELHWGLTDNPRMLPGLNATAASQTVMLGPDGPSVRTLGPDDLFAYLCVHGAAHGWIRLKWLADVAALAGQGAQGEIDRLYRAAAANGVGECAAQALLLAGMLLELPLPPALAEELRASRRVRKLVAVALDIMAGPGAEREIAHRRFGQARLIRARFLLSRDWRDLGVNIIAHMTALDDVLAIPLPSRLHLLYPVLRVPLWIGRRVGAVGRGRKEEGVQ; encoded by the coding sequence ATGAGGGGCAAGCCACCATCGCAGCACCTGCAGATGCTCTCACCCGAAATGCGGCTGGTCACAGCATGTTCTCGCTGGCCGGCGACTCCCGAGCGCGACGCGGCCGTGCGCGCTGCCGCCATTGCCGTTGACTGGGCCCTTTTTGATAAGCTCATCGCGCGCCACCGCGTCCTGGGCCTCGCTTATGCCGCGCTGTCTTCAGCCGGCGTCGCATTGCCGGAGACTCTCGCGCGATCGCTGATGACGCGCGTCGGGCAGATCGCCGGGCAAAACCGGGTTCTGGCGATGGAATCGGCGCGGCTGCAATTCATGCTCGATGCCGCCGGCATCCCCTCGCTGCTGGTCAAGGGCGCACCGCTCGCGCAGCTTGTTTATGGCTCGCAGGCTCTGAAACATGCCAAGGATATCGACCTGCTGGTCCGTCCCGCGGATCTCGCCGCTGCGCTCGCTTTGGTTCGCGCCGACGGCTACCAGCTCTGGTTGCCCGCCCGCGAACTGAGCGAGCGCCAGCTCGGCGATGTCATGCGCCATAGCCGCGACATTGCGTTGGTCGATCGCAAGCGTCGCGTGCAACTGGAGCTGCATTGGGGGCTGACCGACAATCCGCGCATGCTCCCGGGATTGAATGCGACCGCGGCGAGCCAGACGGTGATGCTCGGCCCGGACGGCCCGAGCGTTCGCACGCTTGGGCCGGACGATCTGTTCGCCTATTTGTGCGTGCACGGCGCTGCGCATGGCTGGATCCGGCTGAAATGGCTCGCCGACGTCGCGGCCTTGGCGGGACAGGGGGCGCAGGGCGAGATCGATCGCCTCTATCGCGCCGCAGCCGCGAATGGCGTTGGCGAGTGCGCCGCCCAGGCGCTGCTGCTTGCCGGGATGCTGCTCGAACTGCCGCTGCCGCCGGCGCTTGCCGAAGAGCTGCGCGCCAGCCGCCGCGTGCGGAAGCTTGTCGCTGTGGCGCTCGACATCATGGCCGGGCCGGGGGCGGAGCGCGAGATCGCCCATCGGCGCTTCGGTCAGGCGCGGCTGATCCGCGCGCGCTTCCTGCTGTCACGCGATTGGCGCGACCTGGGCGTCAATATCATCGCGCATATGACGGCGCTGGACGATGTGCTGGCAATACCCTTGCCGTCGCGGCTGCATCTTCTCTATCCTGTGCTGCGCGTGCCGCTATGGATCGGGCGGCGTGTCGGCGCGGTGGGGCGCGGCCGGAAGGAAGAGGGGGTTCAATGA
- a CDS encoding alpha/beta fold hydrolase — MIASLLLLAAQAAAPAVQAPPAPPPASATPAPAPASKWPTAEADFHIRDFRFASGETLPDLKLHYTMLGKPHRDARGQIDNAVMVLHGTGGTGQQFLSAQFADQLYGPGQPLDITRYWIILPDNIGHGKSSKPSDGLHMRFPRYDYDDMVAAQYRLLSEGLGIPRMRLIMGTSMGCMHSLVWGETHPDFARALMPLACEPVELAGLNRMWRQLLIDGIKADPAWAGGDYTAPPVQGLRTAATLLFIAGAAPVNLQKLYPERDKAAAYAQERVAKSIAGIDANDLIYQVDASRSYNPWPKLEAITAPLTWINSADDFINPRNLDYPVRAVARMKDAQFRLIPETDDTHGHGTHTWAVNWRDDLTALLARTEVSEK, encoded by the coding sequence ATGATCGCATCGCTCCTTCTGCTCGCCGCGCAGGCCGCCGCACCCGCCGTACAGGCACCCCCCGCACCGCCGCCGGCCAGCGCGACACCGGCACCCGCACCGGCCAGCAAATGGCCGACCGCCGAAGCGGATTTCCACATCAGGGATTTCCGCTTCGCATCGGGCGAGACGCTGCCCGATCTGAAGCTGCATTACACCATGCTCGGCAAGCCGCATCGTGACGCTCGGGGGCAGATCGACAATGCGGTGATGGTGCTGCACGGCACCGGCGGGACCGGACAACAATTCCTCTCGGCGCAATTCGCCGACCAGCTTTACGGCCCGGGACAGCCGCTCGACATCACGCGCTACTGGATCATCCTGCCCGACAATATCGGGCATGGAAAATCGTCCAAGCCGTCCGACGGGCTGCATATGCGTTTCCCGCGCTATGATTATGACGACATGGTCGCAGCGCAATATCGCTTGCTGAGCGAGGGTCTCGGCATCCCCCGCATGCGGCTGATCATGGGCACGTCGATGGGCTGCATGCACAGCCTGGTCTGGGGCGAGACGCACCCGGATTTCGCCCGCGCGCTGATGCCGCTGGCGTGCGAGCCGGTCGAGCTGGCGGGGCTCAACCGCATGTGGCGGCAATTGCTGATCGACGGGATCAAGGCTGACCCGGCCTGGGCCGGAGGCGATTATACCGCGCCGCCAGTACAGGGCCTGCGCACCGCGGCGACCCTGTTGTTCATTGCCGGCGCCGCACCGGTCAATCTGCAGAAACTCTATCCCGAGCGCGACAAGGCGGCGGCCTATGCGCAGGAGCGCGTCGCCAAGTCGATCGCGGGGATCGACGCCAATGACCTGATCTACCAGGTCGATGCCTCGCGCAGCTATAATCCCTGGCCCAAGCTGGAGGCGATCACCGCGCCGCTGACCTGGATCAATTCAGCGGACGATTTCATCAACCCGCGCAACCTCGATTATCCAGTGCGGGCCGTCGCGCGGATGAAGGACGCGCAGTTCCGCCTGATCCCGGAGACTGACGATACGCATGGCCACGGCACCCATACATGGGCGGTCAATTGGCGGGACGACCTGACGGCGCTGCTGGCACGGACGGAGGTGTCGGAGAAATAG
- a CDS encoding GNAT family N-acetyltransferase produces the protein MTLPAFTLRPETAEDEPFLRRLYVAIRWAEVEAMGIPDEARRPFLEQQFSMQRSHYQTHYHDAEFSVIEADGAPVGRLYLFRGTRDHRIVDISLLPETSGQGIGGTLLDRVMAEAAALGRGVSIHVEGFNPARRLYDRKGFREIERRGPYWLMEWFPDGATPSGQEVQLNTAS, from the coding sequence TTGACACTGCCAGCCTTCACGCTGCGCCCGGAGACGGCGGAGGACGAACCGTTCCTCCGCCGTCTCTATGTCGCAATCCGCTGGGCCGAGGTCGAGGCGATGGGGATTCCGGATGAAGCCCGGCGCCCGTTTCTCGAGCAGCAATTCTCGATGCAGCGCAGCCATTACCAGACGCATTATCATGACGCCGAATTCAGTGTGATCGAAGCGGATGGCGCGCCTGTCGGCCGGCTCTATCTGTTTCGCGGCACGCGCGATCATCGCATCGTCGACATCTCGTTGCTGCCCGAAACATCGGGGCAGGGCATTGGCGGCACCTTGCTCGACCGCGTCATGGCCGAGGCGGCTGCGCTCGGCCGCGGCGTGTCGATTCATGTCGAGGGCTTCAATCCCGCGCGCAGACTGTACGACCGCAAAGGGTTTCGCGAAATCGAGCGGCGCGGGCCCTATTGGCTGATGGAATGGTTCCCCGACGGCGCCACGCCGTCCGGGCAAGAGGTTCAGTTGAACACCGCTTCATAG